In Osmia bicornis bicornis chromosome 10, iOsmBic2.1, whole genome shotgun sequence, one genomic interval encodes:
- the LOC114873856 gene encoding odorant receptor 45a-like, translating to MRKLPRNSIDYYILPNKIMCSVIGMWPSDEKRSISSKIFAYFRFIFSLMAVFSIFVPGLLAIAVNWGDLKILTGIGCTSMTLAQLLFKIIYLVARRDKSYRLYKELRSLWDSTDDPKERKSYEDFAYSARIYSIIFYSSATMTVIMFTASAAWDCIVNEHIGNGVNGRHLPIEVWYGTDVTESPYFEIAFVCQFLAALVCSVAICALDTTCVTIILHVSGQFRLISTWINNIGIEIRSHSTNYVSDLSGNLGTNLIRCIRHHQRLINVVNDVNDLLTPIIFLQLLTSGVEICLSGFAVMSNGSSADLLKFVSYLLSMMIQLLLWCWPGEILVQESEEIGYTVYLQVPWYKLSPIYRRHLLLIILRSQKYCSISALTFQTLSIHTLTNVFNTATSYFALLCQMQEKEVSNL from the exons ATGAGAAAGCTACCAAGGAACTCGATTGATTATTACATACTGCCGAACAAGATCATGTGCAGTGTGATTGGCATGTGGCCTTCCGATGAAAAACGCTCGATCTCCAGCAAAATATTCGCATACTTCCGGTTCATATTCTCTTTAATGGCTGTCTTTAGCATTTTCGTGCCGGGACTTTTGGCAATTGCAGTGAACTGGGGTGATCTGAAAATTCTGACAG GAATCGGGTGTACTTCGATGACCCTTGCACaacttttattcaaaataatttatctaGTAGCAAGACGAGACAAATCATATAGATTGTATAAAGAATTAAGAAGTCTCTGGGACTCCACTGACGATCCTAAAGAACGGAAATCTTACGAAGATTTCGCTTACTCGGCACGAATTTATTCGATCATCTTCTATTCGTCCGCGACGATGACTGTGATTATGTTCACAGCTTCAGCAGCCTGGGATTGTATTGTAAACGAGCATATCGGCAATGGTGTTAACGGTCGACATTTACCAATTGAAGTCTG GTATGGAACGGATGTCACGGAATCGCCTTACTTTGAAATCGCCTTTGTTTGTCAATTCCTAGCAGCTTTGGTTTGCTCCGTCGCTATTTGCGCCCTAGATACCACGTGTGTCACCATAATCCTACACGTATCTGGACAATTCAGACTAATCAGCACGTGGATCAATAATATTGGGATCGAGATAAGATCACATTCTACTAATTATGTATCCGATCTTTCGGGGAATTTGGGTACAAATCTAATCAGGTGTATTCGTCATCATCAACGATTAATAAA TGTGGTGAATGATGTTAATGATTTGTTAACCCCCATCATTTTTCTGCAACTCCTCACGAGTGGCGTTGAGATTTGTTTAAGTGGATTCGCAGTTATGAGTAATGGTTCAAGCGCTGATTTACTTAAATTTGTCTCTTACTTATTATCGATGATGATACAACTTTTATTATGGTGCTGGCCGGGTGAAATTTTGGTGCAGGAAAGTGAGGAAATAGGATATACAGTTTATCTGCAAGTACCATGGTATAAATTATCACCGATTTATAGAAGACACCTTCTACTTATAATCCTCAGATCGCAGAAGTACTGCAGTATTTCGGCATTAACGTTTCAGACATTGTCTATTCATACTCTAACAAAT GTATTTAATACAGCCACTTCTTATTTCGCTTTATTATGTCAAATGCAAGAAAAAGAAGTGTCAAATTTATGA